ATAAGCACGTACGGAAAGATCCAGATCAGCCAAAGGAGTTTTCAGTAATTTACGCATATGCAGATATTCTTCATCTACAGTATTCTCTTCCTCAGGCTTCATTGTATCAAACGTCATAGTCTGATCAGAGAATAACATGAAGTGTTGAATCAGAATTTTTGCAGCGCCTTTTAATGCATCTTCAGGGTGAATAGAGCCATCAGTCTGAATATCTATCAACAATCTCTCATAATCCGTTTTCTGCTCTACCCGTGTATTCTCAATGCTATACTTAACATTTTTGATAGGAGTAAAGATAGCATCAACAGATATAAATCCTATTGCTTGCTCGTTCACTTTATTCTCTTCAGCAGGAACATATCCTCTTCCTTTCTCAATAACCAATTCCACTTCCATATTAACTGATTCATCCATATTACAGATGACCAGTTCAGGATTCAGAATTTGGAAAGCAGATGTAAACTTACCAATATCCCCTGCTGTCAGTTGTTTGGCATTTTTAACATTTACAACAATTTTGTTGTCAACAACGTCAGAAACTTTTTTAAAGCGAACCATTTTCAGGTTCAGAATAATCTCACTGACATCCTCCACAACACCTTCAATAGACGAAAACTCATGCAGCACTCCGGGAATCTTAACTGCTGTAACAGCATACCCTTCTAAAGAAGATAATAAGATTCTGCGTAGAGCATTACCAATTGTTACGCCATATCCTTTTTCAAGTGGTTTGAATTCGAAAAGACCGTGAAAATCATCGGCTTTCTCCATCACCACCTTGTCAGGCATTTGAAAAGCTAATATCGACATATGTTGGAAATTTACTTTTTGTTAGAAAAACAACTCTACAGCAATAATCATGCAGATTATTTAGAATAGAGCTCGACGATGAGTTGTTCCTGGATATTTTCAGGGATCTGATCTCTTTCAGGATAACTAACAAATTTCCCTGCCATAATACCGCCATCCCATTCCAACCAGTTATAGCGTTTAGCATTTCTTCCTGACAAACTGACAGTTATAGCTTCTAACGACTTAGATTTTTCACGCACACCAATTACATCACCAGGACGAAGCGAATAAGATGGAATATTAACAACCTCACCATTGATAGTGATGTGTTTGTGAACAACTAACTGGCGAGCAGCACGACGAGTAGGAGCAATACCTAGACGATAAACAGTATTATCTAATCTTGCTTCCAATAAGCGTAACAAGTTTTCACCGGTGATCCCATGTAAACGAGCTGCTTTTTGAAATGTATTTGAAAATTGTCTCTCTAATACACCATATGTATATTTAGCTTTCTGCTTTTCCTGTAACTGAACAGCGTATTCAGACTGTTTACGCTTGCGTCCGCGGCCATGCTGACCAGGACCATAATTCTTTTTTGCTAAAGCTTTGTTTCCGCCCAAAATAGGTTCGCCGAACTTACGCGATATTTTAGCTTTAGGACCAGTGTATCTTGCCATTTTTCAGTAAAGATTCTATTCTGAAGTAGTGATTATAAAACACTAAATACCGAACTTCACAGCCCGATATTTAGATACTATAGTATTCTTAAACTCTTCTGCGTTTAGGAGGACGACAACCATTATGAGGAAGAGGGGTTACATCCTTGATAGATGTAACTTCAATACCTGCATTTTGGATAGTGCGGATTGCAGACTCACGACCAGCTCCAGGTCCTTTCACAAAAACCTCAGCTTTACGCATTCCTAATTCAAACGCAGTTTGAGCACAGTTAGATGCTGCCATTTGCGCTGCATAAGGTGTATTTTTCTTAGATCCTTTAAAGCCCATCTTTCCTGCAGATGCCCAGGAAATAACCTGGCCACTCGCGTTCGTAATAGATACGATGATATTGTTAAAAGAAGCCTTTATATGTACTTGCCCAACAGGATCTACGACAACAACTCGTTTCTTGGCTTTGTCTTTTCTTTTAGTAGCTTGCGCCATCTTTTTATAGATTGTTTGTTACCTGTACAAATAAAATGATTGTACGATAATATATGAATCAATTATTTAGTTGCTTTCTTCTTATTCGCAACAGTCTTACGTTTACCTTTGCGAGTACGTGCGTTATTTTTGGTACTTTGACCACGCACAGGTAGCCCTTTCCGATGACGCAATCCACGATAACAACCTATATCCATCAAACGCTTAATGCTCAATTGGACTTCAGACTTCAATGCGCCTTCAACCTTATACTCAGTTCCTATAACGTTACGAATAGCATTCGCTTCGTCATCAGACCACTGACTAACTTTCTTATCAAAGCTAACTCCAGCTTTAGTTAATATTTGCTGAGCAGACCGACGGCCAATACCAAAAATGTACGTCAGCGAAATTTCTCCGCGTTTTTTATCTGGAATATCAACTCCTGCAATACGTGCCATAGTAAATTAACCTTGTCTTTGTTTAAATTTAGGATTCTTCTTATTAATTACATAAAGCTTACCCTTGCGACGGATAATTTTACAATCAGCACTACGTTTCTTAATGGAAGCTTTTACTTTCATTTTATTCTATTTTTTATTGATTGCTAAATTACTTATAACGATAAACGATTCTACCTTTTGTTAAATCATAAGGAGACATTTCAATTTTAACTTTATCTCCTGGTAAAATCTTAATATAATTCATCCGCATTTTCCCGGATATATGTGCAATCAGTTGGTGGCCATTCTGAAGCTCTACTCTAAACATTGCGTTAGAAAGCGCTTCTACTATAGTTCCATCCTGTTCAATTGATGACTGTTTTGCCATGCTTATGTTTTAAAACCTCTTCTATAAACTCAAACGTTGTCAAGATATCTGCTTTACCATTATTCACAGCTACAGTATGCTCAAAGTGAGCAGAAGGCTTTCTATCTGCAGTTCGAATTGTCCAATTATCTCTTTCCTGCACCACATTGCGTGTACCTAGATTAATCATTGGCTCAATTGCGAATACCATTCCTTCTTGTAGCTTTACCCCTTGCCCCTTCTTCCCATAATTGGGGACTTCAGGCTCTTCATGCAAATATTTACCTACTCCATGCCCCACTAACTCTCTTACTATTGAATAACCACTTTTCGAAACATGTTGCTGTATAGCAAATCCAATATCACCAACTCTTGATCCAATGTCTACAGCTTCAATACCTAAGTAAAGCGATTCTTTTGTAACTCGTAATAGTTCAAGAACTTTCGGATCAACTTCGCCAACAGGATAAGTGTAAGCGCTATCACTATGAAACTCATTCAAAAAAACTCCACAGTCAACCGAAACAATATCGCCATCCTTCAATTCATAACTATTAGGGATTCCATGTACCACTTTTTCATTTACAGACACACACAAACCAGCAGGAAAACCATTATAATTCTTAAATGAAGGCCAAGCTCCATAGTCCTGGATGTATTCTTCAGCTATTTTGTTTAAAAACTCTGTTGAGACACCAGGATTTATATATTTAGCTACTTCAGCATGTGTTTTTCCTAAGAGAACTCCACTCTGCCGAATTAGTTCAATTTCTTCTTTAGTTTTCAGAAAAAAGGCTTTCTTTTTCAACTTCTACATCATTAAACGGTAGCAACGCTTTCTGAACGACCTTTTACTCTACCAGATTTCATCAATCCTTCGTAATGTCTCATCAACAAGTAACTTTCAATTTGTTGAAGAGTATCAAGAATTACACCTACCATAATTAGTAAAGACGTTCCTCCATAGAATCTGGATAACTCGGAGGTGATACCAAACAGACTGGCAATTGCAGGCAGGATAGCTAGTAGAGCTAAAAATACTGCACCTGGCAATGTAATGCGTGATAGAATAGTATCAATATATTCAGAAGTCTGTAGACCAGGTTTTACACTTGGAATAAAGCCTCCATTACGTTTCATTTCTTCTGCAATTTGTGTAGGATTAACAGTAATTGCAGTATAAAAGAAACTAAATAAGATAATTAAAAGAGCAAATAAGATATTATAAGCAGGATGGGTAAAATCAGCAAATGCTTGAGCTACTGACCCTGCTGTTTCATTCTTATCTGTTAAGTAAGGAACAAGAAGACCAGGTAAAAACATCAATGATTGAGCAAAGATGATTGGCATTACACCTGCGGCATTTAACTTCAAAGGCAAATACTGTCTTTGTCCACCATAAACACGATTCCCTACAACTTGTTTCGCATATTGTATAGGGATTCTTCGAGTTGCCTGTAGTATAAGAACTACCCCCATAACAATAAAGAAAAGAGCAATTATTTCAATGATAAAGATTAATATTCCAGAAGTACCTCTATTCGCAAATTCTCCAATCAACGCACTAGGTAAGCGGGATATAATACCGATCATAATCAGCATAGAAGTTCCGTTACCAATACCTTTCTCTGTTATTCTCTCTCCTAACCACATACAAAACATTGTACCAGTGGTTAGAATTATCATCGCTGTTATAGTAAATCCGGTTCTACCAACTCCTGGAAGAATTGCATCATCAGCAATTGTTCCAATTAGATAAGTATAAGACTGAGGTAATGTAACAAAGATTGTAAGTATTCTTGTAATATTATTGATTCTTTGTCTGCCGGATTCACCTTCTTTTTGCATTTTCTGGAAGTAAGGAACTGCCACTGTTAATAACTGCACGATAATCGAAGCAGTAATATAGGGCATAATTCCTAAACCAAAAATAGAGGCATTACTAAAGGCTCCCCCTAAAAAAGTATCTAACAATCCAAGAATACCTTTACCTGTTCCAGTCTCTAAACGAGTAGGATCAATTCCTGGCAATACTATATAAGACCCCAATCGAAAAATCAGCAAAAACCACAACGTATTTAAAATACGTGTTCTTAGATCTTCAATTGAAAAGATATTCTTAATCGTTTCGATAATTTTTTTCATATACTATAGAACAGTAGCCTTACCACCAACTTTTTCAATTGCAGCAACAGCAGAAGAAGAAAATGCATGAACTTTAATTTCAGCAGCAGTTTTTACTTCTCCTCTACCTAGCACTTTGACCAAGTCTTTACCGGAAACTAAACCATGTTGTTTTAGAAAATCGATATCAATAACAGAAACTTTATGAGTTTCCAGCAATTGCTGAATAGTATCTAAATTTATTGGTTTATATTCAACTCTATTAATAGATTTGAATCCAAACTTTGGAATGCGACGTTGTAAAGGCATTTGACCACCTTCAAAGCCTCGCTTAGTACTATTACCAGAACGAGATCCAGCACCTTTGTGACCTCTTGTTGAGGTCCCACCCATACCAGAGCCAGTACCACGACCTATTCTTTTCTTACTTTTTACTGAATTATCAGCAGGCTTAAGCGTATGCAATTTCATATAAACTACAATTCTTTTATTGTAACCAAATGACTAATTTTTTTGATCATACCTGCAATTTGAGGAGTATATTCTACCTCAATAGTACGATTAATCTTCCCTAAACCCAGTGCTTTAACTGTTAGTTGCTGATCCTGTGGTCTTTTGATAGCACTCTTGATTTGGGTAACTTGAACCTTTGCCATATTTCAATTAACCATTAAATACTTTAGAAAGAGATACTCTACGTTGTACTGCAACTTGATGAGGAGCACGCATTCTCAACAAGGCATCAAAAGTTGCTTTCACAACATTATGTGGATTAGAAGAACCTTTTGATTTAGCCAAAACGTCTTTTATACCTGCGCTTTCCAATACCGCACGCATCGCACCACCTGCAATTACACCTGTTCCGGCTGCTGCTGGCTTAAGATAAACATATCCTCCACTATATTTACCATGCATTTCATGAGGCACGGTAGATTTAAGGATGGGAATTTTAATTAGGTTTTTCTTTGCATCCTCTACTCCTTTCGTGATAGCATCTGTAACTTCGTTAGCTTTGCCTAAGCCATATCCAACGATACCATGTCCATCGCCAACAACCACAATAGCAGAAAAACTAAACCGACGACCACCTTTCACCACTTTAGCAACCCGTTTAATAGCAACGACCCGCTCTTTCAATTCTTGTTCGCCCGCTCTGACAATAGGTTTATTAATTTGTGCCATATAAATGTCTTATTTTAGAATTTAAGTCCTCCTTCGCGAGCTCCTTCAGCTAAAGCTTTCACTTTGCCATGATACAAATACCCACCTCTATCAAATACTACTGCAGATATTCCACTTGACAGTGCAATCTCAGCAACTTTCTTTCCAACTTCTTTTGCTGTGGTGATATTTGCGCTCTTTCCTTTTGCCAATTCTGTCGAAGAAGCACTTGCTAAAGTTTTGCCAGTAGCGTCATCAATTAATTGTGCATATATAGTAGTATTTGAACGAAACACTGAAAGACGAGGTTTCTCAGGAGATCCCACCACTTTGGAACGTATATTTCTTCTAATACGTAATCTACGAAGCTCTTTTTGTGTAGCCATATTATTTATTTCTTAGCTGCTGTCTTACCAGCTTTTCTTCTAATCGCTTGACCTAAATTTCTAATACCTTTGCCTTTGTAAGGTTCCACTTTACGTAGAGACTTAATTTTCGCAGCCATCTGTCCAACCAACTCCTTATCAATCCCTTCTAAAGTTACTACAGGATTTTTCCCTTTTTCAGTAACTGCAGAAGCTACAACTTCTTTTGGCAAAGCTAAATAAAGACCGTGAGAATACCCCAAGCTTAATTCAAGAACGTTATTATTTACAGTAGCTTTATAACCAACACCAACGATCTCCAATTGCTGTTTAAATCCGGCGCTAACACCAATAATCATGTTGTTTATCAGCGCTCTATATAAGCCATGCAATGCCTTATGACGTTTTTGATCAGTAGGTCTCTCAACCAAGATCTGACTACCTTCTTGCTTCACAGCAATATCAGCGTCTATTTTGCGAGAAAGCTCGCCTTTAGGCCCTTTAACAAGGACTACGTTTCCAGATCCAACAGAAACTGTAACATTACCTGGCAGGTCGATGGGCTTCTTACCTATTCTTGACATGACACACTATTAATATACGTAACACAAAATTTCACCACCAACATTTAGCGAACGAGCTTCTTTGTCGGTCATTACTCCCTTTGGAGTAGAAATAATAGCAATCCCTAAGCCACTCAAAACACGAGGCATATCTTCCACGCCAGTATATTTCCGAAGGCCAGGCTTACTAACTCTCTGCAAACTAACTATTGCAGGCTCTTTGCTAACCGGATCATACTTCAAAGCAATCTTAATTACACCCTGCACAGAACTATCTTCAAATTTATAGTTCTGAATATATCCCTTCTCAAATAATACTTTAGTAATTTCTTTCTTAATATTTGATGCAGGAATTTCAACTATCCGGTGCCGTGCCTTGATAGCGTTTCTCAATCGAGTTAGATAATCTGATATAGGATCTGTCATTTTTGACACGTTTTTTTTGCAAAAATCCCGCCTTCAAAACGGGAGTGCAAAGCTACAAAAACAAAATTTAAAAACAAAAGAAATATTAGATTTTACCAACTTGCTTTTGTCAAACCGGGAATTTTCCCATCGGATGCCATTTGACGGAACACGTTACGGCAAATTCCGAATTTACGCATATAACCTCTTGGTCTTCCCGTTAATTTACAACGATTGCGTAAACGTACAGGGGATGCATTTCTTGGAAGTTTATCTAATGCTTCGTAATCACCAGCGGCTTTTAAAGCTTCACGCTTAGCGGCATACTTAGCTACTAATTTTCCTCTTTTTACTTCGCGGGCTTTAATTGATTCTTTTGCCATCTTTTTAGCGTTATATTGTTATCTTTTCTGATTTGCAAAAGGCATTCCTAATGCTTTTAATAACTCAAGGCACTCTTCGTCAGTTTCAGCAGTAGTTACAAATGTAATATCCATACCGGAGATCTTATTAATCTTATCGATACTAATTTCCGGGAAGATAATTTGTTCTTTCACACCTAACGTATAGTTACCACGGCCATCGAAACCTTTGTCGCTGATGCCACGAAAATCTCTAACGCGAGGAAGAGCTACAGTGATCAGGCGATCCATAAATTCAAACATACGCTCTCCACGCAGTGTAACTTTAGCTCCAATCGGCATGTTTTCTCTTAACTTAAAGTTAGAGATGGCTTTTTTGGAATATGTTGCAACTGCTTTTTGGCCTGAAATAATTGTTAATTCTTCAACACCTACGTCAATCAGTTTCTTATCCGCAACAGCCGCGCCGATTCCTTTATTAATTACGATCTTAGTAATTTTAGGAACCTGCATAACAGACTTATACTTAAACTTCTCCATTAAAAGAGAAACTACGTCATTTAAGTATTTATCTTTAACCCTAGGGTTGTTAGTATTATTTTTCTGAGAATTGATATTAGCCATTTTTGCAGACTTAATAATATAAATGCTTATCTATAGAATAGGATATATTAAAACTCCGCTTTAATAAGAGTTCCTGTCTTTTTGGCATATCTCTGCTTTTTACCTTTCTCGTCAAGTTTACGAGAAATACGGCTAGGCTTGCCAGTTGAAGGATCAACAACCATCAGGTTACTTACATGGATAGGAGCTTCTTTCTCAATAAATCCACCTTGAGGGTTTTCTGCAGAAGGCTTAACACTTCTTTTAACCAGATTTAAACCTTCAATAACTGCTTTTTGCTTTTCTCTGTCTACTGAAGTAATCTTCCCAGTCTTGCCCTTCTCATCTCCAGAAATTACAATTACAGTATCTCCTTTGCGAACATGCAGTTTTACTGTTGTTTTAGCTTTTGCTTTCATTTTATTATAAATGTATCAGAGTCAACTATAAAACTTCTGGTGCTAAGGAAACAATTTTCATAAATTGCTTCTCTCTTAATTCACGAGCGACAGGTCCAAAGATACGGGTTCCGCGTGGTTCATCGTTGTTGTTCAACAAAACAGCCGCATTATCTTCAAATCGAATATAAGAACCATCTTTGCGACGAACTTCTTTTTTTGTCCGAACAACAACAGCTTTGGATATAGCGCCTTTCTTCAAGTTACTGGAAGATAAAGCTGTTTTAACAGTCACGACAATTTTATCGCCAACTGAAGCATATCTTTTACCTGTACCGCCTAAAACTCGGATTACCAGTACTTCTTTAGCACCACTGTTATCGGCTACTGTAAGCCGAGATTCTTGTTGTACCATGTTATTTTGCTTTTTCGATAATTTCTATAAGTCTCCAACGCTTATTTCTACTTAATGGACGAGTCTCCATTATTTTAACCGTATCACCAATGCCACACTCATTCTTTTCATCATGAGCCATCAGTGTGGTAGTTTTCTTCATGAACTTACCATACTTAGGGTGTTTCACCTTACGCTCAATTGCTACGGTAATGGACTTATCCATCTTATCACTTACGACACGCCCGATTCTTTCTTTTCTGGCATTTCTTTGTAATTGCTGTTGCTCCATCTTTTCTTGGTTATTTAGAGTTTGCAATTTGTCTTGCTCTTAATTCTGTATTCAGCTGAGCAATCAGTCTGCGTGAAGCGCGGATACGCGCCGGATTTTCAATAGGAGTAATTGCGTGTGCAAATTTTAATTTTTGCAGCGTTGCAGCTTCAGAACTGATACGGCTTTGCAATTCTTCTATACTTAATGATTTGATATCCTGATTTTTCATTGTCCTTCAACGTAATCTCTACGTACAATAAATTTAGTTTTAATAGGCAACTTTTGTGCAGCTAATCTCAATGCCTCTTGTCCTATTTCACGGCTAACACCAGTTATCTCAAAAAGGATAGTACCGGGCTTAACTACTGCTACCCAATATTCTGGGGCTCCTTTACCTTTACCCATCCGAACTTCAGCAGGCTTCTTGGTAATAGGTTTATCTGGGAATATGCGAATCCAAACTTGACCTTCCCGTTTCATTGTACGGGACATAGAGATACGGGCTGCTTCAATCTGACGAGCTGTGATCCAACCTGGTTCAAGAGACTTCACGGCAAATGATCCAAAAGAAATCTCATGACCACGAGTAGCAAGACCACGCACCCGGCCCTTCTGCATTTTTCTAAACTTGGTTCTTTTCGGCTGTAACATTTTCTTTCTATTTATTAGGATTCAGTAAACTAACCGAATGCTTATCTACCAGAATTATTATTTTTCTTTTTCTTCTTACGTCTGTTAGCATCTCTATCACCACCTCTTTCACGGCGATCTCCGCGTTCGGAAGAATCACCACGACGATTTCCACGCTCTCCGCCAGATGTATTACCAGATGCAGCAGCTGCACTACCATATGTAGCATTAGGAGATAAATCACGCTTTCCGAAAACTTCACCTTTGAAAACCCATACTTTGATACCGATTTTTCCATATACGGTCAAAGCTTCAGAAATTGCATAATCAATATCAGCACGTAGTGTATGCAAAGGAACACGACCTTCTTTGTATTCTTCAGTACGAGCCATCTCTGCACCTGCCAGACGACCAGACAAACGAACTTTGATGCCTTGAGCGCCTACTCTCATAGCCAATGCAATCGCTTGTTTCATTGCACGACGATAAGAAATACGAGCTTCCAATTGTTGAGCGATTGATTCACCCACTAATTTTGCATCTAATTCAGGTCTTTTTATTTCAAAAATATTGATCTGAACGTCTTTTCCAGTCAGTTTTTTCAGCTCTTCTTTTACTCTTTCAACCTCAATACCATTCTTCCCAATAACAACACCTGGACGAGCAGTATTGATAGTTAATGTAATACGCTTGAGTGTACGTTCAATAACTACTCTTGCAATACCTCCCTTAGGAAAACGAGCCAATACATATTTGCGTATTTTCTCATCTTCTACTAATTTCTCAGCAAAGTTTTTTCCACCGTACCAATTAGAATCCCATCCTTTAACGATGCCTAGGCGAAAGCCTGTTGGATTAACTTTTTGTCCCATGCGTGTTATTATTCAGTTTCTTGTATTTTAGTTTCGTTAAGAGCTGCTGGATTCGTTTTAGAATCTAACACAAGTGTAATGTGATTAGACCGTTTACGAACACGATATCCCCGACCTTGAGGAGCAGGACGTAAGCGTTTAAGAACACGTCCACCATCTACAAATATCGTTTTGATATACAAATCAGCATCTTCTATTCTTTCTCCTTCATGAGATTGCTCCCAGTTAGCAATAGCAGACAGAAGTAACTGCTCAATGCGCTTTGATCCTGATTTAGAATCAAAACGAAGAATATTCAGTGCATCATTAACCCGTCTTCCTCTTACCATGTCTGCCACAAGTCTCATCTTACGAGGAGAGGTAGGTACATTTTTAAGTTTAGCTATCGCTTCCATTATTATTTTTTACCTTTATCTTTATTACCTGCGTGACCTCTGAAATTGCGAGTAGGTGCAAATTCACCTAACTTGTGACCAACCATATTTTCAGTCACATATACTGGAATAAACTTATTCCCATTATGTACAGCAAAAGTGTGACCTACAAAATCCGGAGAGATTGTTGAACGGCGAGCCCAAGTTTTAATAACAGCTTTTTTGCCAGACTTGGTCATGCCTTCAATTTTGGCTAACACCCGGAAATCAATATATGGCCCTTTTTTTATCGAACGTCCCATCTATGTAAAATGGATTATAATATGTATCAGATTTTAACCTTTTTTTCTTTTATTTCCGACGACTTACAATCAAGTCATTAGAATATTTTTTCGGTCTACGAGTCTTTTTACCTTTAGTATACAGACCTTTACGAGAGCGAGGGTGTCCACCGGATGCCCGACCTTCACCACCACCCATTGGGTGATCAACAGGGTTCATAGCAACACCACGTACACGAGGACGACGTCCTAACCAACGTTTACGGCCAGCTTTTCCATAGCTTACATTCATGTGATCTGCATTGGATACAGAACCTACAGTAGCAATACATGTAGCTAAAACCAGACGCATCTCACCGGAAGGCAATTTTAGTGTAGCATATTTTCCTTCGCGAGCAACCAACTGAGCATATGTACCGGCACTTCTAGCCATAGAACCACCTTTACCAGGCTGAAGCTCAATGTTATGAACAATAGTACCAAGAGGAATAGAAGAAAGAGGAAGTGCATTACCTACTTCAGGTGCAACACTTTTACCTGAAACGATGGTTTGTCCTACAACGATACCAGCAGGTGCCAGTATATATCTTTTTTCACCATCTGCATAGTTTACTAATGCAATACGAGCGGAACGATTTGGATCATACTCTACAGTTTCAACAGTAGCAGTAATATCAAACTTATCACGTTTAAAATCGATAATCCGATATTTACGCTTGTGTCCACCACCGATATATCGCATTGCACGGTGTCCGTTATCATTCCGACCACCTGTCCTTTTCAGGGTTTCAGTCAAAGACTTCTCAGGCTTGTCAGTAGTAATCTCCTCAAAAGAAGGAGCCATTCTGAACCGTTGTCCTGGAGTAATTGGTTTTAATTTCTTAACAGCCATTTTACTTATTTACTTTTAAACACGGATTATCGTGCCGTGCCACATAAGTTAATTATTAAATATCTCCGTAGAAGTCAATCACTTCTCCTGCAGCCAACGTTACGATTGCTTTCTTATAAGAAACTGTACGACCAGCAAGAACTTTAGATTGAGTAAAGCGAGTCTTTTCTTTACCAGCATAACGGATAGTTCTTACACCATTAACGTTAACGCCATAAGCACGCTCAATCGCCTTTTTAATCTCTATCTTATTAGCCTTTTTATCAACAACAAAGGTGTAAATACCTTTTTCAGTCAAGGCATTCGCCTTTTCAGTAATCAGAGGTCTTTTAATGATACTCATTTTTTGAGCTATTTAAGAAGTTCTTCAATTTTCACTAATGAACCTTCGCTTATCAATAAAAGATCCGCATTCATCAGTTCATATGTATTAAGTTGATTCGCCAGAATAACTTTAGATTTTGGCAAATTGCGACTTGATAAAACAACATTCTTATTTACTTCAGGAAGAACTAACAATGTTTTTTTATCTAGAGCAGACAAACTTTCCAGAATCTTAATATATTCTTTTGTCTTTGGCTGACTCAACGTAAAGTCTTCAACAACTGTAATTCCAGAATTAACAGCTTTGTAGCTTAATGCTGACTTTCTAGCCAACTCCTTAACTTTCTTGTTCAACTTAAAGCTATAATCACGAGGAACAGGTCCAAAAACACGACCACCATGACGATAAAGAGGGTTCTTAATACTTCCTTTACGAGAACCACCTGTACCTTTTTGCTTGTGAAGTTTACGGGTAGAACCATGAACCTCATTTCTTTGCTTTGCCTTATGGGTTCCCTGACGCTGATTAGCAAGATATTGCTTTACATCCAGGTAGATCGCATGATCATTTGGAGTTATGCCGAAGATCTCATCAACCAAGGCAATTTTTCTACCTGTCTCTTTACCCGAAATATTATATATTGATACTTCCATTGTTACTTACCTTTTTAGTACACACTTGATGTATGTATTAGATGATTTCTCTGTGATTATCAATGATGACAATAGAATTTTTAGCTCCAGGAACAGAACCACTGATCAAAACCAGATTTTTCTCTGGAATAACTCTCAAAACACGAAGATTTTGAACAGTTACACGATTACCACCTGTCCGACCAGCCATACGCAATCCTTTAAACACCCGAGCAGGGAAAGAACACGCACCGATAGAACCTGGATGGCGTTGGCGATTGTGCTGACCATGCGTACCCGCACCCACACCACTAAATCCATGTCTCTTTACAACACCTTGAAAACCTTTACCTTTAGAAGTGCCAACCACATCAACGAACTCACCTGCTTCACATACATCTCCAACCTGGATAGTATCGCCTAAAGAAA
This genomic stretch from Xanthocytophaga agilis harbors:
- the rplD gene encoding 50S ribosomal protein L4, translating into MEVSIYNISGKETGRKIALVDEIFGITPNDHAIYLDVKQYLANQRQGTHKAKQRNEVHGSTRKLHKQKGTGGSRKGSIKNPLYRHGGRVFGPVPRDYSFKLNKKVKELARKSALSYKAVNSGITVVEDFTLSQPKTKEYIKILESLSALDKKTLLVLPEVNKNVVLSSRNLPKSKVILANQLNTYELMNADLLLISEGSLVKIEELLK
- the rplC gene encoding 50S ribosomal protein L3 — its product is MSGILGKKIGMTSIFTPEGESVACTVIEAGPCVVTQVKSIEVDGYEAVQLAFGEKKEKNTAKPLLGHFKKANTTPKRKLVEFKDFVVKVSLGDTIQVGDVCEAGEFVDVVGTSKGKGFQGVVKRHGFSGVGAGTHGQHNRQRHPGSIGACSFPARVFKGLRMAGRTGGNRVTVQNLRVLRVIPEKNLVLISGSVPGAKNSIVIIDNHREII
- the rplB gene encoding 50S ribosomal protein L2: MAVKKLKPITPGQRFRMAPSFEEITTDKPEKSLTETLKRTGGRNDNGHRAMRYIGGGHKRKYRIIDFKRDKFDITATVETVEYDPNRSARIALVNYADGEKRYILAPAGIVVGQTIVSGKSVAPEVGNALPLSSIPLGTIVHNIELQPGKGGSMARSAGTYAQLVAREGKYATLKLPSGEMRLVLATCIATVGSVSNADHMNVSYGKAGRKRWLGRRPRVRGVAMNPVDHPMGGGEGRASGGHPRSRKGLYTKGKKTRRPKKYSNDLIVSRRK
- the rplV gene encoding 50S ribosomal protein L22; the protein is MEAIAKLKNVPTSPRKMRLVADMVRGRRVNDALNILRFDSKSGSKRIEQLLLSAIANWEQSHEGERIEDADLYIKTIFVDGGRVLKRLRPAPQGRGYRVRKRSNHITLVLDSKTNPAALNETKIQETE
- the rpsC gene encoding 30S ribosomal protein S3 codes for the protein MGQKVNPTGFRLGIVKGWDSNWYGGKNFAEKLVEDEKIRKYVLARFPKGGIARVVIERTLKRITLTINTARPGVVIGKNGIEVERVKEELKKLTGKDVQINIFEIKRPELDAKLVGESIAQQLEARISYRRAMKQAIALAMRVGAQGIKVRLSGRLAGAEMARTEEYKEGRVPLHTLRADIDYAISEALTVYGKIGIKVWVFKGEVFGKRDLSPNATYGSAAAASGNTSGGERGNRRGDSSERGDRRERGGDRDANRRKKKKKNNNSGR
- the rpsS gene encoding 30S ribosomal protein S19, which translates into the protein MGRSIKKGPYIDFRVLAKIEGMTKSGKKAVIKTWARRSTISPDFVGHTFAVHNGNKFIPVYVTENMVGHKLGEFAPTRNFRGHAGNKDKGKK
- the rplW gene encoding 50S ribosomal protein L23; the encoded protein is MSIIKRPLITEKANALTEKGIYTFVVDKKANKIEIKKAIERAYGVNVNGVRTIRYAGKEKTRFTQSKVLAGRTVSYKKAIVTLAAGEVIDFYGDI